Proteins encoded together in one Falco peregrinus isolate bFalPer1 chromosome 2, bFalPer1.pri, whole genome shotgun sequence window:
- the LOC129783772 gene encoding coiled-coil domain-containing protein 63-like: protein MFCDIDGTLQNVGVEIILTFFSPLFLFSNLYVQILELEKKMARQNRAAVKAKQANSSKQLQKQIETLELHLNNVTVHFHTILSRNKELREEIEKLQIQKALLGKLSLKLHKKLAQQRRRMNTAAEQCTQGYKQRMGALARIAALNKRHIEDTVQRNVELQERKRALEKENKLKNFMLTKCRDRSELEEVAKKRKALKAAQWAKQSQMESFESQEVAYRRLLELAEDGNFDRLVDNFIEKEGKNFASFIYITELKNEMEKMKQRIKDVQNEITTLMMDREDAETSNFHVLQELEEKLAETTREANWCEERCKESSRVLGQIKCGVEALLEVIGGDATKTTEQLGENGQITDGNLTRILGLVEKETNELLLMESVLRYTRAEGSQPAQPFASPLLGTTSLPWVMDR from the exons AACGTGGGGGTGGAGAttatactgacttttttttcccctctctttcttttttctaaccTGTACGTGCAGATActagagctggaaaaaaagatggcgAGGCAAAACCGGGCGGCAGTGAAGGCGAAGCAAGCAAACAGTagcaaacagctgcaaaagcagattGAGACACTGGAGCTGCATCTAAACAAC GTCACCGTCCATTTCCATACCATCCTGTCCAGAAACAAAGAGCTCCGAGAAGAGATTGAAAAGCTGCAAATCCAGAAAGCTCTTTTGGGCAAGCTCTCCTTGAAGCTCCATAAGAAGCTGgctcagcagaggagaaggatgaaCACTGCCGCTGAGCAGTGCACACAAGGCTACAAGCAGCG GATGGGGGCTCTGGCAAGGATTGCAGCCTTGAACAAAAGACACATAGAAGACACAGTCCAGCGCAATGTTGAGCTGCAGGAGCGGAAGCGTGCCCTAGAAAAGGAGAACAAACTAAAAAACTTCATGCTGACCAAGTGCAGAGATCGCTCGGAATTGGAGGAAGTggccaaaaagagaaaag CCCTGAAGGCAGCCCAGTGGGCCAAGCAGAGCCAAATGGAGAGCTTCGAGAGCCAGGAGGTGGCTTACAGGCgcctgctggagctggcagaggacgGGAACTTTGACCGCCTGGTGGATAACTTCATcgaaaaggaggggaagaacTTTGCCTCCTTCATCTACATCACTGAGCTGAAGAACGagatggagaagatgaagcAGAGGATCAAGGATGTCCAG AACGAAATTACAACCCTTATGATGGACCGGGAGGACGCAGAGACGAGCAACTTCCatgtcctgcaggagctggagg AAAAACTAGCGGAAACCACGAGGGAAGCCAACTGGTGCGAAGAGAGATGcaaagagagcagcagagtCCTGGGCCAGATCAAATGTGGCGTGGAGGCCCTTTTGGAAGTAATCGGTGGCGATGCTACGAAGACAACGGAGCAGCTTGGAGAAAATGGGCAGATCACGGATGGGAATCTGACGCGGATTTTAG GTCTCGTGGAGAAGGAGACCAACGAGCTCCTGCTGATGGAGAGCGTCCTGCGCTACACGCGGGCTGAGGGCTCGCAGCCGGCCCAGCCCTTCGCCAGCCCGCTCCTGGGCACCACCAGCCTCCCGTGGGTGATGGATCGG